The Ensifer adhaerens genome contains a region encoding:
- a CDS encoding LysE family translocator — MPSLDILLTFFVTTAIFAYIPGPAMLYAAAQTVARGRSAGMMASLGIHLGCYVHVIAAAAGLSMLFHAVPTLYLAVKLAGAAYLVWLGFTLMRTKATGDGSLPLTEAKSARRAFFESITVEVLNPKTAIFFVAFLPQFTDASAAFPIWVQFLLLGALANLMFSSADIVCVFLAGAVVSRMRRSGRAQRLMQRAGGTVLIGLGAHLAWQRT, encoded by the coding sequence ATGCCATCGCTCGACATTCTCCTCACCTTCTTCGTCACCACGGCGATCTTCGCCTATATCCCGGGCCCGGCCATGCTCTACGCCGCCGCGCAAACCGTGGCCCGCGGCCGCTCTGCCGGAATGATGGCCTCGCTTGGCATTCATCTCGGCTGTTACGTGCACGTCATTGCCGCGGCTGCCGGCCTTTCGATGCTGTTCCATGCGGTGCCGACGCTGTATCTGGCAGTGAAGCTTGCAGGGGCCGCCTATCTCGTCTGGCTCGGCTTCACGCTGATGCGTACCAAGGCGACGGGCGACGGCAGCCTGCCCCTGACCGAGGCGAAATCGGCACGCCGCGCCTTCTTCGAGAGCATCACTGTCGAAGTACTGAACCCGAAGACCGCGATCTTCTTCGTCGCCTTCCTGCCGCAGTTCACCGATGCGTCTGCCGCCTTCCCGATCTGGGTGCAGTTCCTGCTGCTCGGCGCCCTCGCCAATCTGATGTTCTCCTCGGCCGATATCGTCTGCGTGTTCCTCGCCGGCGCCGTCGTCTCACGGATGCGCCGCTCCGGCAGGGCGCAGCGCCTGATGCAGCGCGCCGGCGGCACAGTGCTGATCGGGCTTGGCGCCCACCTCGCCTGGCAGCGGACCTGA
- the rpsU gene encoding 30S ribosomal protein S21, whose translation MQVLVRDNNIDQALRILKKKMQREGLFREFKARSSYEKPSEKRVREKAEAVRRQRKLARKKLQREGLLPSPKKAARTR comes from the coding sequence TTGCAGGTACTCGTTAGAGACAACAACATCGACCAGGCTTTGCGCATTCTGAAGAAGAAGATGCAGCGCGAAGGGCTTTTCCGCGAGTTCAAGGCCCGCAGCAGCTATGAAAAGCCGTCGGAAAAGCGCGTGCGGGAAAAGGCGGAAGCCGTCCGACGCCAGCGCAAGCTGGCGCGCAAGAAGCTGCAGCGCGAAGGCCTGCTGCCCAGCCCCAAGAAGGCGGCGCGCACGCGCTGA
- a CDS encoding FMN-binding negative transcriptional regulator: MYTPPAFKEETLSVLHDIIEAASLSTLVTATADGLLASPLPLLLDRNEGPNGTLYGHVARANPQGTTPVIGAAMATFMGPDAYVTPSWYASKREHGKVVPTWNYVAVHAYGAAEFFTDEDRLLDIVTRLTNRHEAGRAEPWQVSDAPAAFVKAQLRGIIGLRLPIERLDGKRKMSQNRSAEDRTGVAAGLAASARREDRLVAEEIPV; encoded by the coding sequence ATGTACACACCGCCTGCCTTCAAGGAAGAAACGCTGAGCGTGTTGCACGACATCATCGAGGCGGCTTCGCTTTCGACCCTCGTCACCGCCACGGCCGATGGGCTGCTTGCGAGCCCGCTGCCGCTGCTGCTTGATCGCAACGAGGGGCCGAACGGCACGCTCTACGGCCACGTCGCCCGCGCCAACCCGCAAGGAACGACACCGGTCATCGGCGCGGCTATGGCGACCTTCATGGGGCCGGACGCCTATGTCACGCCCTCCTGGTATGCCTCCAAGCGCGAACACGGCAAGGTCGTGCCGACCTGGAACTATGTCGCCGTGCACGCCTATGGCGCGGCCGAATTCTTCACCGACGAGGACCGGCTGCTCGACATCGTCACGCGGCTGACCAACCGGCATGAGGCCGGACGAGCCGAGCCCTGGCAGGTCAGCGACGCGCCCGCCGCCTTCGTCAAGGCGCAGCTTCGCGGCATCATCGGCCTCAGGCTGCCGATCGAGCGTCTCGACGGCAAGCGCAAGATGAGCCAGAACCGCAGTGCCGAGGACCGCACCGGCGTCGCGGCAGGGCTTGCCGCCAGCGCCCGCCGCGAGGATCGCCTCGTCGCTGAGGAAATACCGGTCTGA
- a CDS encoding cold-shock protein: MASGTVKWFNSTKGFGFIQPDDGSTDVFVHISAVERAGLRSLADGQKVTFDVVADRKSGKSSADNLRAE, encoded by the coding sequence ATGGCTTCGGGCACTGTAAAGTGGTTCAACAGCACCAAGGGCTTCGGCTTTATTCAACCGGATGACGGCAGCACCGACGTGTTTGTCCATATCTCCGCAGTAGAACGCGCTGGTCTGCGCTCGCTCGCCGACGGTCAGAAGGTGACCTTCGACGTCGTCGCCGACCGCAAGTCGGGCAAGAGCTCGGCCGACAATCTGCGCGCCGAATAA
- a CDS encoding acetolactate synthase large subunit yields the protein MGEGGQGIRTTGADVLVDTLLANGVDVCFANPGTSEMHFVAALDRKPELRCILGLSEGLVTGAADGYARMTGRPAATLLHTGPGLSNGLANLHNARRARAAVVNIVGDHASHHLPLDAPLTTDIESLAAPMSNWVRRVKDPADVGPTVAAAVQAALTPPGVATMILPADAAWGTLALATAPQKAPIEAPRPASAETVREVARLIRSNPQGIAMVVSGAAAQADGLAVAGRIAAACGIQLFNEVLVAHTQRGRGRVAPARIPYPIDMALATLKDVRVLILVGAPEPVAFFAYPGMPGRLVPEGCTVATLARHGEDLKATLEALGDELGVSPTGPLPTAGTPTDTGEPSGPLTEDAIAVIVAHKVPEDAIVCDEGVTSARRFFALSAFSAPHDLIMQTGGAIGDGIPLATGAAIACPDRKVICLQADGSAMYNIQGLWTQARENLDIVTVIFSNRTYAILHAEMRNVGVGEIGTNARQMLNLDNPALDWVSLARGLGVEAAVATSCEAFAALFSAALSRRGPFLIEARLA from the coding sequence ATGGGAGAAGGCGGCCAGGGAATTCGCACCACCGGCGCGGATGTGCTTGTCGATACGCTGCTTGCAAACGGCGTCGACGTCTGCTTCGCCAATCCCGGCACCTCGGAAATGCACTTCGTCGCGGCACTCGACCGCAAGCCGGAACTGCGCTGCATCCTCGGCCTCAGCGAAGGCCTCGTGACCGGCGCCGCCGATGGCTATGCGCGCATGACCGGGCGCCCGGCAGCGACCCTTCTGCACACCGGCCCTGGCCTTTCCAACGGCCTTGCCAACCTGCACAACGCCCGCCGCGCCCGGGCGGCTGTCGTCAACATCGTTGGCGACCACGCCTCCCATCACCTCCCGCTCGACGCACCGCTGACGACCGACATCGAGAGCTTGGCCGCGCCGATGTCGAACTGGGTCCGGCGCGTGAAGGATCCGGCTGATGTCGGTCCCACCGTTGCCGCCGCCGTTCAGGCCGCGCTGACGCCGCCGGGTGTCGCCACCATGATCCTGCCCGCCGACGCCGCCTGGGGAACGCTTGCCCTTGCCACCGCGCCACAAAAGGCGCCCATCGAAGCGCCGCGGCCGGCCAGCGCCGAGACGGTGCGCGAGGTAGCCCGCCTGATACGTTCGAATCCTCAAGGGATCGCCATGGTCGTCAGCGGCGCTGCGGCGCAGGCCGATGGCCTGGCCGTCGCCGGGCGGATCGCGGCTGCGTGCGGCATCCAGCTTTTCAACGAGGTTCTGGTCGCCCACACCCAGCGCGGCCGCGGACGGGTCGCGCCGGCGCGCATCCCCTACCCGATCGACATGGCGCTCGCCACGCTCAAGGACGTCCGCGTTCTCATCCTTGTCGGCGCGCCCGAGCCGGTCGCCTTCTTCGCCTATCCCGGCATGCCGGGCCGGCTGGTGCCGGAGGGCTGCACGGTCGCAACCCTTGCCCGCCATGGCGAAGACCTGAAGGCGACACTGGAGGCGCTTGGTGACGAACTCGGCGTCAGCCCGACCGGGCCGCTGCCAACGGCAGGCACCCCCACCGACACCGGCGAGCCCTCGGGCCCGCTCACCGAAGACGCGATCGCCGTCATCGTCGCGCACAAGGTGCCGGAGGACGCAATCGTCTGCGACGAAGGGGTCACCTCGGCGCGGCGCTTCTTTGCCCTGTCCGCCTTCTCCGCACCGCACGACCTCATCATGCAAACCGGCGGCGCGATCGGCGACGGTATCCCGCTTGCGACCGGCGCGGCCATCGCCTGCCCCGATCGGAAAGTGATCTGCCTGCAGGCCGACGGCAGCGCAATGTACAACATTCAAGGCTTGTGGACCCAGGCGCGCGAAAACCTCGACATCGTCACCGTCATCTTCTCCAACCGCACCTATGCCATCCTGCATGCCGAGATGCGCAATGTCGGCGTCGGGGAGATCGGCACCAATGCGCGGCAGATGCTGAACCTCGACAACCCCGCGCTCGACTGGGTGTCGCTTGCCCGCGGCCTTGGCGTCGAAGCTGCCGTTGCCACTTCCTGCGAGGCCTTCGCCGCGCTCTTTTCCGCAGCGCTGTCGCGGCGCGGACCGTTCCTGATCGAGGCGCGCCTGGCGTGA
- a CDS encoding helix-turn-helix domain-containing protein, whose amino-acid sequence MSFKKDLTKAPGASLSRVKIGAAIKRSRETAGYSVDDLSVTTGLTEIEISKIELGADTDPAKLQRIAAALQVSPQTFT is encoded by the coding sequence ATGTCCTTTAAGAAAGACCTAACCAAGGCTCCAGGCGCATCTCTGTCCCGCGTCAAAATCGGAGCCGCCATCAAGCGTTCGCGTGAAACCGCCGGTTATTCGGTTGACGATCTGTCGGTCACGACAGGCCTGACGGAAATTGAAATATCCAAGATCGAGCTCGGCGCCGATACCGATCCCGCCAAGCTGCAGCGCATCGCCGCCGCACTGCAGGTCTCGCCGCAGACCTTCACCTGA